CTCCTGGGCCTCCCATGGCGTGGAGAACTGCAGGATTTAATATTTCACTCTGCACTGGACTGTGAGGTGACAGTTAAGAAATAACACAATAACAGAAAATTCCCTGCCCTTGTTCCAACATTCatttggaaaagggaagaagactGTGCACATCCAATGGATGTGCTTATTTTCATGTCTCATTTACAGTCGTATATATTGAGGGTTCCAATAATAAAGCTAAATTGCATTAAAAGGAATTCCTACATTGCAATTAAAGAGGAATGCATCCTTAAATACTGTGGGCCGTCCACCTGGTATTTTCCAGTGAACTTTATCACTGGAATCCAGAGCTCTTCATTTGCAGGGCAAAGCTGTATTCAGGGAGAGCTTCTATTAATGACAAgtaattaaaatgagaaatactttttgcaactttttttgcTCCTCTCTATGATAAAACTGTTCAACTTACAGGCAGTAATGGGTAGGTTTTTTCCACGTAGATTCGGTTGGCACTTTTCAGTGAGTAGGTATTTCTAGGTTTGTTgatggcagccaggagctctttGAAGCTAGAATGGATGTCTTCAGCTTGCTTGTGCTCAGGATCCTTAGAAAGAGAAACCATTCCATACATTTGGCGATTGTATTTTTGCATGAAATTTTCAAAACATGCTAAGTGAAGCAGATGAGGGAGGAGTTGGATTCCTCTctcttactttttaattttccaaGTCTACCATCACTGCAGTTTGCAGGGCTCTGTTTATCCCTGGATTAACGGATTTTCCATATAGCAAACCTTCCTGATTATCACATGTTCATTGAGTTTTGGTGAGTGAGGAGAACTGAACTTGAACTTGTTGTGATGTTGGATTTTGTACTTTAAATATAGAGAGTGATGCAGACAAGAAATACTGGACTCCTAAAGCTATATCTGGGCATTCTCATCCCACAGATTGTTTCTCTTGGGATTTGAACTCTAATAGataccatttttcttctctttggtcttCCCCGAGAAGGTCTGGCCACAGAAGAAGAGTCTTCAGCTCCTGCAGCTTGCGTGAAATGAAGAACCTGCAAGCAGAGTGGTACAGATTTGGGTAAAGGTGAGAAACTGGCATAAAACTGGCATAAAAGAACTTGTATGCTCTAAAGCCAAACGGGGATCAAGGGGGCCTTTAGTGTTGTCTCTGTCTTGTTTTGCTCCTTATGATAAATCACTGTGCTAGTTTTTGCTTAAGCGGCTGATTAAATGCAGCACTATTGTCTGCGTGCTGCAAGGCTGAACTCCCTTCCATAGCTGTTGCTCTCAGTAATAGCAATGCATGTATGCAAACCGAAATGGTTCTCCCCAGGGCAAATGTACAAAGGCTTCTGAACAGGAGTGTGGTGATGCAGAGGGGAGTGCTGGGCGGTACTGAGCACCACAGCTACTTTTGTCCAGGTGCTTTGATCTGCTGTAGTGTGGTTTTCTTAGGCAGATAGATACAATGTCTGAAGCTGTCTGGTAGGAAAGTTTGGGTTGACAAGTACTTCTTCAGCTGATTATGGGCCACTGGTTGATTGCTGGCAGTTGAAATGTGCCAGCTCAACTTTTTCCTGATGGGAAGCACAAGAGTCTAGCCAGCTGGGAAAACTGCTTCTTAGCTGTTAACTGTCTGGGTGTCAGTTATGTAGTCATGTGCACTTCTGATCTTGAGATCTCCCAGCTGAAGTCCTGATTCCTTCGCTTTGCATCTTCCTGCAGTGTGTCTGTGGCAGTGCAACATTAAAGGAGGGATTGGGTCGAGGACTGTAGAGAGACCAGAGCCCTTGGGAAGTATACCATTCCTATTTTCCTGCTGGATTGTCAGGGAGGTGTTTAGGAAAGTGTAAATCAAGATAGAAAGATGCATCCTtgccagggagggagagagcgTGCAGGAGATGGTGCTGGGATCTGCAGGCTTCTTGCTAATTGAGTCAGGAGCTGCTGACATCAGCTGCTTGCTACTTGGGAGTCCCTTTCTCAAAGGGAACATCCCATCTGTGGCAGAGTCATAGGATAAATTAGAAGATGTAGAATCATTTTGAAAAAGTCAGGTTCAGAGAAACTCAAGAGTGTGTGATACCCACAGGACATGTTCTCCTACTGAAGGAAGGTGGCACTtggtatgaaataaataaaatttgccGTTCACTTGTTACATTCTCTggtctgcctttttttcttgtcacTGTGGTTGTAAGTTTTTTTCTATTTAACACAGTAGATTTTGCAGCCAGGTATTGTGTCAGGGTACATGCTTTACAGAGAAACCTACCTCTGCCATCTCCGTTGCTGTGTTACCTTTTGCACCCAGGTACATCATGGCCAGAGCAGATGAGATGctccaaggagaaaagaaaatgtttttgcccTTATTCGTCTCATTCAACTTGTTGAAAAGATCAACTGTAAAGTTGCCAACTGGTGCTGAGAGCAGCTCCATTGCTACAGCCTGgaaagaggcaacagacagagtTGTACTGCTTGACTGTTTAAAATGGAGGATGCAGTGCATACCAGTGAGAAATGTTACATGTGCAGTATACTGCCACTAAAGCTAATAGCCTAGCTGTGTGTTTTCTCTTCCACAAAGATACTGTTTGCCACATGTTAGGATCAGCAATTTCTTTAGGTTTTTGTTATCTACCTGATATCTCCTTATAACTGTAGATGGGTCCTCCTACATACGGCTGCAGTTTTCTTTGAGTTTCTTTCTGCCTGTGGTTTTCAATAATATGCAGATTCCTAAGCtacatattttcttctatttcttccttAACTAATGATTTCTCCAAATAATGTTCCCAGGGGAATTTAAATATCTCTGCAGTCTTAGTACATGGCAGGGCAGAATGTCTGAATTTCCCACTACCTCATTTTGGATCTGTATAGAATTGGGCACTGATTCTAAAAACGTAATTAGGCATAATTCTTAGGCTCTTGTGTTTTCCTTGGCCGTTCCATCTAGTACTGTGTATGGCAAAGATACTGTTTGCTTTTAGAGAGCTAGAGTTTTATTAGTGGTATTTAACTACAACCTCTTCTTTATGTTctggcaattttatttttttcagaaataggcAGATTCCTTGAGGTTGTGAgtattctgaatttctttaagATATCTGCTCAGTAGGATCTGCCTCATGTCATGATTCTGCTGTTTGCTACGGAGAccagaaaatgtttattattattattattattgttattgttgttgttgttattgttattcttTGGTACACAAAGATTGATATCCATGGAATGGAGCTGCAGAAATTGCTAGGAGATCTCTGAAAGCCTGTGTGTATTTGTCACGTTTGGTTGCCAAAATCATTACAATTTTTCTGGCAGTGTGCTGTCAATGGGTACCCAAATCTGTACCACATCATTGATTCCTTTCCATGGAGAATATGACCAAAAGGGCCTCAGGATGGAAATTCCCTTCAATGAATACCCCTCTGAGTCCCTGACTTGATAATTGGCAGTGCTGTGCCTTTGCAGAATGAAAAGGGCCTTGCTTCACCTGGAGTGTATGACTCCTTTAtcaaattaagattttaattagTACAGCAGTTACTACcccaaaaaaatgtttcttcctcTGATAATTCTGCCCTGAACTAGCAGTTTTACTTAGTCTCACAGGTTCATTTTCCCTAAGGGCTGACATCAGAAAAATGTGAGGCAAGAACAGCAATTTCACTGTAACAACACTGATATATTATAATTTACCTATGCAGCCATGTAAGTCACAGATCACTTTATACAAGCATCAGGAAAGTTACTTAAATTGATTTAAATATTTACCTCTGATCCAACGAGACAGAAGACTTGTCCTTAGTCAGGTCCTGTGTCTGTGTTAAGCAATGAATACATTTAGAAATATGGTACAGCTTgcacctcccttttcttttcccctacaTCCAGGCTGTTCCCGCCTACCCAAAGCTCATCTTTAGCAAATTCTGAAAAGATCTTATGCAAGCTTACCCTCTCTGGTGACCTGCTGGTCACTTTTTAGTCTTAGACATTTCAAAAGGACAATTTGAATTATAACCTCATCTTTATTGTAACACCACAGTAGTCCACTTCTAGGATAGTAAAATGGTTCATCCATCCTGAAGGTCTTATGGTATTGTGGAGACAGCTAGtttgttgtttaaaataaatgaatccaATGAAAAAGTCACAGAATTAGAACACATGATTTTGGTTTATAGACATAAGCGAATAATGTAGGCCTGATTGATTCTCCAGCTTTGCATGGCTGTGACTCCTTAGTTCTACATGAGGCACAAGTGTGAAACAGGAAGAGCCCAGTGGTTGAATTAGAGTCTAAGAGTCCAGCTTAAAATTGAAGACTGTTAGAAGCAGAAGCAGGGACAGGAGGGAGCATTCAGGGTAATGCTTGCACAGCCAATCTGCTGGTAAAGAAATCTCATTGCAGCCATGATGGGAAATACTCAGAGAAACAACGCGAAACACTGAGCTGCTGCACTGTACTTGCATGCAATGAGGAAGGGCAAGGACTAAAACAGCCTCACTGGGAGGGTTCCAGCATGGCCCAGTGCTTGTCCTTGCTACTATCTCAGAAGAGACGGGGGCTGCAGTTGGGTGACAGGAGAAGAAGAAGGCAGGGGCAAAAGTTGTAAGAACctggggacagaggaggggaAGTGGAAGAAGGGAAGTAAATGCTGTGCTGTGTGCTAAGGACCTTGCTGCGAACCTGATTACAGGAAAAGAGTGGGCCAAGTCTTCTGAAAAGTGGCAGAAATCAGTGTTGTGTAAGGCAATGAAGAAATGGCAGAAATTGAACAAGCAGTGGTTTTAGTAAGATGAGTGAAGTCATCAAGAAAGTGGGATAGGAGAAAGGTCTGCTGAATAGTTAAGCAGTGGTAAAACACAAGCCAAAAAGACTCCAAGTCCCAAAAAAGTATGTTGAGAGCAAGCAAGCTAACTCCATTTGCTAGCTGAGATGCAAGGATGCTAGAGAGGATGAAAAGGTGAGGTGGAAAGGCAGAATGGGTGTAGTATTTGACAACAGAGGAACAAGAGAAAGAATCATAGACTTGTTGGTTAAAAGGGACCTCCAGGGGCCAACCTCCTGCTTGAATTCAGTAGATAAGGTCAGCCACAGCTTTGTTTAGCTGAGTCTTGAAAAATTCCAAGGGTGGAGATTCCACAGTctttctggacaacctgctccagtgttgtGCTACCCACCCTGGGGGAACATTGTTCCTTAATGTCCAGCTGACCCCCAAGCTTTGTGGCCATTGCTCCACATTACTGATCTGACACCACCAAGAGGAGGTTAACTCTGTCATGTTTGCAACCACTCTTAAAAGAGtttaaggaaagaggaaaggtgGCAGACGTTTCTATTGACTTTAAAGGCCTGTGAATGAGTTTGGATGTATgtaatcaagatttttttcctccttggccCCCCAGCCATGGTTTTTGTGTCTTTATTTCTGAGGAACATCAGAAAATGCTTGAGAGGCATGGAAGGACATGAGGCCATTGCATTAGGTGAAGCAGGACATGTCAGGATTACACCTGAGTATACAAGGATCCCGTGTCCTGTTTCACAGCTGAGACAGAAGGGAGGAGGTACTGATGAGGTTGTCTGAGGATATAATAAAGCAAGAGCTTCACTGCGCTTCTCCTATGCTCCTTGTCATTTGGGAAGAGAGCCAGAAGGGACTGTGAACACAGTTGGTCacatggaagaaaacagaaaggacttATTGACAGTCAGCAGTCTCCTCTCTGACAGGGAAAGGGAGTCCTGCCTTTCCAAGAAGGAATGTTTCTAGTGAGATGCATGCAACTCCTATAGCAGACCTAATCCTTTGGCCttttttctgaaatcagaaaGCTAGGAGCATCCCCTACAAAAATGCAGGACTAAAAAGCTCTCCTCCTTTGGAGGCAGAGCTGTGGCAAGGGTGAATGCATAGGAGATGATTGGTATGACATCTTCTAGAAGGCACTTGGGCAATTAGTGTTATAGCCCTGATTCTCCAGTTTGATCTTTCTTCAAAGCAGTGAAATAAGGGGGGAAGCAAAATGAAAGTAAAGCAACACAATGCTAGGCTGGCAACTGCACTGAATGAATGAAAGGTTATTATACAAAGGAGGGAGTTTCAATGCACGTGTGTTTTTTTATTCCCTCTCCAATTCTAATCTATTGTTCAGTGTTTACCAGTTGCTGTGGGATGGAGAGATTAGAGAGTACATGTATTAGCCCGTTGTATGTGAGAAAGAAACATCAGAATCAGGAACATGAGGAAATTGCAGGTTATTTTGTTACTAGCTGTGTCTGTCTGTGAAGTTGGTATAAATCTAACAAGAGTGTGGGTGAGGTGGCCAGATGACAAGTTTGCTGGGTTGAAACCAATGGAGACATAGCAGTGTTCTGTAGGAAGGAATTATTCCTATTTCCTAGGCTTAGTTGGGAACTAAGCCTAGTCTTTCTGCATTGTGGCAGTTCTGATTCTGAAAGCTCTACAAAGAGGCATCAGCGTCCTTCAGTGCATAGTTTGGTGTGTACAGTTTATTATTACAATTTTCAGGTTCTTTGACCAGGAAAAGGAGCTGAAGACTTGAATTCCAGGTTATTTTTAATACATGCTCTCTTCTAACATACAAAAATGTATCAAAGGTACAGAAAAAGAGTCCAAACTATTTAGATACTCTTTGTGGTGTGTATTTTGTGTATTGCTGCTGTTGCAAGGGCCTGTCTGATAATAGTTGAGTTGCTAGGGGGAGCAGAACCTTCCCAAGAAGAGGATACACTTGGTCTTGTTGTGCctgataaagaaaaggaaagggcgATCTGCTGCAAAAATAACAGTAGCACCAAGACTTCGTGATGCCAAAACTCCTGAACTGGCAGCTGCCGCTTCTGTGCCTTCTTCATTGACCTCCACATAACACTTGTGAAAAACTTGTGACAAAACTAGACCCTCGTTCTCTGACATCCCTGTGAAATCAGCTCGTCCTTCAATGAAGGCATCTTCTATCCCCATCCTGCTCAAAGTAGATTTGAGGTCGTATTTCTCTTCCAACGTGAACCTGGGCAGATAAAcctccatttttgttttctccattaaTTCTGGGCTGGTCCATTGAGACAAATTTTCAAGAGTCAATTCTCCTTCCAGCTGCAGTTAGttaaaaacagaatcagaaaatTACAGAGTATACAAAAACCCGAGCCCTAGGgtctatttcttctcttctcttaaaCAGAGAACTTTTCAAGCTGctctaaaaatacaaaaaacagcaGTGAAAGACAACTTTGGAGATCATTTTTACCAGAAAGGAGTATATTGCTCTATGATAGGTAAATGCAGTGTTTGAACTCTTCTCAATAATTTTCAGAGAATACAGCTGTACTTTCAGGGCTAAGTATTTGCAGTACAGTAACAGCAGTGGCATATAGCAACACTATGGCTGATTTTGCTGTTGACACTTCTGTCCTCCCTACATCTTAGAGTTGACTGAACAGAGCTTTTTTCTGCAGAACACTTATTAATGTACATGAGATACATGATTTATTAAAGTTTGCAGGATCAGTCCCTTCATACAGAAGATGGTGGAATCCATATACATTAGCTTTGGGCACTCTGGAAAGTAATGGAGGCTGTCCAGTTTGCACTTTTCTTTTAGAATAAAATCATATCTGGGTAGACACAGTGAATCTCACCAGGGCTAGCTTTCTTTCACATTtgccgcacaatccccaccaggcAGACCTGCCTTTGTGGGGTCTGGGATACGTGTTTCCAGGAGTGATCAACGTTAGGAAATGTAAAAGTGCCAGCTGCTAGAGCTAAAAGTCTAGTCCAGGTTTCAAGAGGTTCAAGTTCACAAAATGTTAGACTGGGTTTgggatttccttttccttgagcCTGATCAGTACCCTCCTTCCTAAAAACAAGGCTGCAGCCTGCTCTTTTACCTCAGATGtgcaaaaaataagtaaaaatgacATTCTTGTTTTTCACATGAACTTAGTTTTCAGTTGCTTTACCTTTTGTAGGCCAGTGATGTCACTTGGTAGCAGAATAAACATGCTGAAATCATTATGGACATATGGGAGTTCGAGAATGTTGGCCTGGACTGATTCAATGTAGCACCAATTAAATTTATCACTTAGGAACATCATTGGCACTGATTTAGTTGTactctgcaaaaaataaaatgaaatgtttgccATTTGTACTCTTACTGAACAGTAAAGGACTGAGTTAAAATAGCACAGTGGAGCTTTACTCTATTTACTATACAAATTGTCCAGTGTGTCCAAGGCAGCCTCATGGCTCCAAGAGATGGGACACAGGATCTACAGACGACCGTTGGTTTTCTGGAAGGGCAGTTGGAGGCTAGGATGTCTGTGCTGTCTAAATTGACACCTATTTATAGGAAGCTGTATTCTACTCTGATTTGTTTTATGGTTAAAAACGAAAATATACAGAACTACTTCATACAGTTGCATTCCTATCTGTGTTTTCCTCACCTTGAGAGGAGACTGGAAGTTTGTTTGAGACAGTTGCTCACAATTTTACTTGTGGCTCCCATGCTAGTATGTGTGTGCAGTCTTTTTACTGAAGATAGTGAGGAAAATGTACCCTGTGCTTTAAAGGAAATAACTTTCATGCTGTGTGGATATAAAGACTGACAGGACTTTCTCTCCctcattttattctatttttgccATCTCCAGTGTAGGATATATGGCGGTACATTCCCATACCGTATTTACTCTGAAAGGCCTTTGCCTGGTAGCTTCAGCCTGAAACTTCGTTGCCCAATTTCCTTTGAAGTAGAGTGTGTTTACCAGGACTAGCCTGGTGAGTGAATCAATGGATCCAGGAGGCAGCAGATTTTGTATTTTACCTATAGAAAACAGAATGACATTTACACATTTGTGCAGCTTTACTGTTTTAGAGTAAATGTTGGTCTAGTTTCTGCGGCTATAAGCCAGGGAAATTGTAAGTGTTGGTATAGCATGCTTCTAGGTTCAGATTATCCACAAATACATTGGGCTGGATTCTGGGGTGACCTTGACTGATAAAGAGGAGTAAGCCGTATTCCTCCCACGTTCAAATGAAAGGCACTAGTTTTAATGAGGGCTTGTCAGTGGATGAATACTTCAGGAAAATGGCTTTAATGTACCTTTTTGAAGTGCATTATTTGCCTGCCTTGGGCCCCAAAGCTTACCTTCAGTCTCCTGTTCAACCTTGGAGTTGATCTCTCTTACAATTTCATTTGCTGTTCCCACAAAGTCAACTGATATTGGCTCTGCGTTGTAGTATTTCTTAGCTAACTGTAAGTATTCCTGCAGGGTAAGAGAGATGCCTGCTTTATGTTTATTGCCTGCCAATATGAATGTCAATAAATAACCATAGCCAAGTAGAGAGAATCCATCATACATATGATATGGACTACAAGCACAGCATTTTGTTAAAGGGACAAAGTATGCAGTAGGAACTACTAAAGTGTTTTCAGTCAATCATATCTGCAAACTTAGAAATCTCACTGAAATTAGATACACGTCCCGTACAAGTAAAATTTTAGTGTCTGAAGACTCAGGAAGACTCCcctagaaaatatttatgttaagaaTAACAAAACAGTTTGCAGGTGTAATGACAATATTTAAATGCATGCCTTTTATGGTATGTTGTCACAGACTGATAATAAAATTTGAATGGCATTGTGTTACCCGGATGGCTTACCTACCTTACTGAAAGGCAGTGTTTTTTCTCCGTATAACTGGTTGAAACTTCTAAGCAGGTAATTCTTAGTTGGTTGGTTGATTTCAAAGTTAAGCACTTTAAATCCAGTATGGATATTACTTAATTTGTCAGTTTCTGTcttgaagaaaaggggaaaaatgttaTTCATTTGCTGTGTAAAATAGTTCAAAATTTCTAATTTCTTCCCTCATTCAGCTCCTTGTAAAGTATTGATGTTCAGGTGATCTATTACTTGTATTGCAGCACAGGAGGTGTTCTAAACCTGACAGCTATTAAAAGtatcatttgaaaatattaaaatttgtaGACACAGCATAGGCTCGCTATGAGCCTCAGAACACAAGTGGTAAGAGCCTGAACTTGGTAAAACAGTTCAGGGTTTCTAAAGGTCAACTGCAAAAATAACTCTATCCAGAGAGTGAGAGAATGTAATTGTTTCACAATACATGAAGATTTAGCTGTGTGACTTGTAACATTTATGAAAGTTGAATATGTTACATTGAAAGTTTGCCCCTAAATGTCAACATCTTactcttaattttattttctgattttgaagaTTCTTTATATTGCAGAGGAAGTAACAGGATTAAATGAATGTAGACTCAAACTCTCAAACCAGCTCAAGGAAATTAAGCTGTCACTTAGTAAACTAAAAATTTAGATCTGTGCTGTATTAATCTCGTCGTTACTTCACAATCAGAGGCAATGGACAGAGAGATGTGAAGTTTCTAAACAGTTAGAATGGTCCCTTTGCTCGACTGGGCAGAGCTCTGTAGTTCTTAGGATTCAGACAAGCATTACCTATGAAGAGCAATCCCTCTTCTGTTTGTGCAGTGTAAATGGATTGTTGACATAGACCCCCCAGAAAGTTTTTTCACTGTAGGATTTGGCAGTGGGATGCAAAGCCAAGTTCCTGTTCATCAGAACTCCCTGCCACTGGGGCTGTGCGGGCAGATTGTAGGGAATGGCTCACTCCCATAAAGAATAAGAACGGTGGTaaggagcagggagaagagctTGACACCATCTTAGTGGGACTGTCAACGAGAAAAAACTGCCTTTATTTACTCAGAGGAATGCAGTTTGCTTTTCCAGACTTTTCTGCTAAGTTAAATTATGTATACTTTAATAAAAGATAGatatctttaaagaaattaaaaaaagaaatatctcaggaatataattttcatttctctgagTTACTGCAAGAAACTGGTCTACCGCAGGAAATTACAGTATGTCAGtttattttgttaactttttCACTGGAAAGGAAACTAATTTCTCAAATGTATTAAGCATAGGTAGCTTGTACAAGTTAATGTTCTCTTTTTTGTAGTTTTTGATACTGCAATCCAATGCGTGGGAGGCAGCTCTAGTCTTGTGATTAGCTCTTTGAGACAGGGATGGTGACTGTTACAAAGAATTTGTTGTTAAATAGCTTTTTATTGaacagtaataattaaaaaagagatcCCTCCtgaaagctaaaggaaaaagatCAAGAGACTCAGTGACAGAGAATGGTcacattaaattttaaattctgcAAATTTGAGGTTACATTTTGCAATTCTGCCTGAAAAGGGGAAGCATGTCTCAAGTATTGCAGTAGGTGAA
This genomic interval from Struthio camelus isolate bStrCam1 chromosome 2, bStrCam1.hap1, whole genome shotgun sequence contains the following:
- the LOC104146133 gene encoding serpin B10-like, whose translation is MEAVNTASTRFALNFFKHECQENGDKNILFSPLSISSALGTVYLGAKGNTAEQMAKVLHFNKAEGTRNVTTTMKVQVYSRTEEHLSNRCACFQKTETDKLSNIHTGFKVLNFEINQPTKNYLLRSFNQLYGEKTLPFSKEYLQLAKKYYNAEPISVDFVGTANEIVREINSKVEQETEGKIQNLLPPGSIDSLTRLVLVNTLYFKGNWATKFQAEATRQRPFRVNTSTTKSVPMMFLSDKFNWCYIESVQANILELPYVHNDFSMFILLPSDITGLQKLEGELTLENLSQWTSPELMEKTKMEVYLPRFTLEEKYDLKSTLSRMGIEDAFIEGRADFTGMSENEGLVLSQVFHKCYVEVNEEGTEAAAASSGVLASRSLGATVIFAADRPFLFFIRHNKTKCILFLGRFCSP